Proteins from one Falco cherrug isolate bFalChe1 chromosome 7, bFalChe1.pri, whole genome shotgun sequence genomic window:
- the LOC102049639 gene encoding cholesterol side-chain cleavage enzyme, mitochondrial isoform X2 produces MDAGCIFKEGGLHNVHHIMARKFQQFGPIYREKLGVYESVNIISPQDAATLFQAEGTLPERFSVPPWVAYRDYRNKPYGVLLKTGEAWRSDRLMLNKEVLSPQVVESFVPLLSQVGEDFIQRARAQVGKSGRERWTADFTHELFRFALESVCHVLYGERLGLLQDFVDPEAQRFIDAVTLMFHTTSPMLYLPPALLRHLNAKMWRDHVRAWDAIFSQADKCIQNVYRDLRLQRKSTKEYMGILCSLIMQDKLPLDDIKASVTEMMAGGVDTTSMTLQWAMFELARSPGVQEQLRAEVLAAKQEAAGDRVKMLKTIRLLKATIKETLRLHPVAVTLQRYTTQEVILQDYRIPPKTLVQVGLYAMGRDPEVFPKPEQFSPQRWLAAGPKHFKGLSFGFGPRQCLGRRIAELEMQLFLMQILENFKIETMRAVEVGTKFDLILIPDKPIYLTLRPLEPQA; encoded by the exons ATGGATGCAGGCTGCATTTTTAAG GAGGGCGGCTTGCACAACGTCCACCACATCATGGCTCGCAAGTTCCAGCAGTTCGGGCCCATTTACAG GGAGAAGCTGGGTGTCTATGAGAGTGTGAACATCATCAGCCCCCAGGATGCTGCCACCCTTTTCCAGGCGGAGGGGACGCTGCCGGAGCGCTTCAGTGTACCCCCCTGGGTGGCTTACCGCGACTACCGCAACAAGCCCTACGGCGTGCTCCTCAA GACGGGGGAGGCCTGGCGCTCGGACCGCCTGATGCTCAACAAGGAGGTGCTGTCACCGCAGGTGGTGGAGAGTTTTGTGCCTCTGCTGAGCCAAGTGGGCGAGGACTTCATCCAGCGGGCACGGGCCCAGGTGGGGAAGAGCGGCCGGGAGCGCTGGACGGCCGACTTTACCCACGAGCTCTTCCGCTTTGCCCTGGAGT CCGTGTGCCACGTGCTCTACGGGGagcggctggggctgctgcaggacttTGTGGACCCCGAGGCGCAGCGCTTCATCGATGCCGTGACCCTGATGTTCCACACCACCTCGCCCATGCTCTACTTGCCGCCTGCCCTCCTCCGCCACCTCAACGCCAAGATGTGGCGGGACCACGTCCGGGCCTGGGATGCCATCTTCTCCCAGG CGGACAAATGCATACAAAACGTCTATCGGGACCTGCGGCTGCAACGCAAGAGCACCAAGGAGTACATGGGCATCCTCTGCAGCCTGATCATGCAGGACAAGCTGCCCTTGGATGACATCAAGGCCAGCGTCACCGAGATGATGGCGGGCGGGGTGGACACC acCTCCATGACGCTGCAGTGGGCCATGTTTGAGCTGGCGCGGTCCCCGGGGGTCCAGGAGCAGCTGCGGGCAGAAGTCCTGGCTGccaagcaggaggcagcaggggacAGGGTGAAGATGCTGAAAACCATCCGGCTGCTCAAAGCCACCATCAAGGAGACACTCCG GCTGCATCCCGTGGCAGTGACCCTGCAGAGGTACACCACTCAGGAGGTCATCCTCCAGGACTACCGCATCCCCCCAAAG ACGCTGGTGCAGGTCGGTCTCTACGCCATGGGCAGGGATCCTGAGGTCTTCCCCAAGCCGGAGCAGTTCAGCCCCCAGcgctggctggcagctggcccCAAGCACTTCAAGGGGCTGAGTTTTGGTTTCGGACCCCGCCAGTGCCTGGGACGCCGGATCGCTGAGCTGGAGATGCAGCTCTTCCTCATGCAG ATCCTGGAGAACTTCAAGATCGAAACCATGAGAGCGGTGGAAGTCGGGACCAAGTTTGATCTCATCCTGATCCCAGACAAACCCATCTACTTGACCTTACGGCCGCTTGAGCCCCAAGCATGA
- the LOC102049639 gene encoding cholesterol side-chain cleavage enzyme, mitochondrial isoform X1: MPLRVCASPGKPRYGWAGRGWGSADHFWLPRAPVPAALPGRDALACPCPWGGRDSSGGGQEHEHLALSEASRGDKRGHPRLPPPPPAPMLARAAGALRGWPPAPAGGCRRAGGAASPIPPAPRPFNQLPGDWRAGWLNLYRFWQEGGLHNVHHIMARKFQQFGPIYREKLGVYESVNIISPQDAATLFQAEGTLPERFSVPPWVAYRDYRNKPYGVLLKTGEAWRSDRLMLNKEVLSPQVVESFVPLLSQVGEDFIQRARAQVGKSGRERWTADFTHELFRFALESVCHVLYGERLGLLQDFVDPEAQRFIDAVTLMFHTTSPMLYLPPALLRHLNAKMWRDHVRAWDAIFSQADKCIQNVYRDLRLQRKSTKEYMGILCSLIMQDKLPLDDIKASVTEMMAGGVDTTSMTLQWAMFELARSPGVQEQLRAEVLAAKQEAAGDRVKMLKTIRLLKATIKETLRLHPVAVTLQRYTTQEVILQDYRIPPKTLVQVGLYAMGRDPEVFPKPEQFSPQRWLAAGPKHFKGLSFGFGPRQCLGRRIAELEMQLFLMQILENFKIETMRAVEVGTKFDLILIPDKPIYLTLRPLEPQA; encoded by the exons ATGCCACTCAGGGTCTGTGCATCACCTGGCAAGCCCCGCTacggctgggctgggaggggatggggctCCGCCGACCACTTTTGGCTGCCCCGTGCCCCAGTGCCTGCCGCCTTGCCGGGGCGAGATGCCCTcgcctgtccctgtccctggggcGGCCGTGACTCATCGGGAGGCGGGCAAGAGCATGAGCATCTCGCCTTGAGTGAGGCCAGCCGGGGGGACAAAAGAGGCCACCCTCGACTCCCTCCCCCGCCACCTGCTCCCATGCTCGCCCGGGCTGCGGGTGCCTTGCGGGGatggcccccagccccagccgggGGCTGccgcagggctggaggggctgcctcccccatcccaccagctcCTCGGCCCTTCAACCAGCTGCCTGGCGACTGGCGCGCTGGCTGGCTCAACCTCTACCGCTTCTGGCAGGAGGGCGGCTTGCACAACGTCCACCACATCATGGCTCGCAAGTTCCAGCAGTTCGGGCCCATTTACAG GGAGAAGCTGGGTGTCTATGAGAGTGTGAACATCATCAGCCCCCAGGATGCTGCCACCCTTTTCCAGGCGGAGGGGACGCTGCCGGAGCGCTTCAGTGTACCCCCCTGGGTGGCTTACCGCGACTACCGCAACAAGCCCTACGGCGTGCTCCTCAA GACGGGGGAGGCCTGGCGCTCGGACCGCCTGATGCTCAACAAGGAGGTGCTGTCACCGCAGGTGGTGGAGAGTTTTGTGCCTCTGCTGAGCCAAGTGGGCGAGGACTTCATCCAGCGGGCACGGGCCCAGGTGGGGAAGAGCGGCCGGGAGCGCTGGACGGCCGACTTTACCCACGAGCTCTTCCGCTTTGCCCTGGAGT CCGTGTGCCACGTGCTCTACGGGGagcggctggggctgctgcaggacttTGTGGACCCCGAGGCGCAGCGCTTCATCGATGCCGTGACCCTGATGTTCCACACCACCTCGCCCATGCTCTACTTGCCGCCTGCCCTCCTCCGCCACCTCAACGCCAAGATGTGGCGGGACCACGTCCGGGCCTGGGATGCCATCTTCTCCCAGG CGGACAAATGCATACAAAACGTCTATCGGGACCTGCGGCTGCAACGCAAGAGCACCAAGGAGTACATGGGCATCCTCTGCAGCCTGATCATGCAGGACAAGCTGCCCTTGGATGACATCAAGGCCAGCGTCACCGAGATGATGGCGGGCGGGGTGGACACC acCTCCATGACGCTGCAGTGGGCCATGTTTGAGCTGGCGCGGTCCCCGGGGGTCCAGGAGCAGCTGCGGGCAGAAGTCCTGGCTGccaagcaggaggcagcaggggacAGGGTGAAGATGCTGAAAACCATCCGGCTGCTCAAAGCCACCATCAAGGAGACACTCCG GCTGCATCCCGTGGCAGTGACCCTGCAGAGGTACACCACTCAGGAGGTCATCCTCCAGGACTACCGCATCCCCCCAAAG ACGCTGGTGCAGGTCGGTCTCTACGCCATGGGCAGGGATCCTGAGGTCTTCCCCAAGCCGGAGCAGTTCAGCCCCCAGcgctggctggcagctggcccCAAGCACTTCAAGGGGCTGAGTTTTGGTTTCGGACCCCGCCAGTGCCTGGGACGCCGGATCGCTGAGCTGGAGATGCAGCTCTTCCTCATGCAG ATCCTGGAGAACTTCAAGATCGAAACCATGAGAGCGGTGGAAGTCGGGACCAAGTTTGATCTCATCCTGATCCCAGACAAACCCATCTACTTGACCTTACGGCCGCTTGAGCCCCAAGCATGA